A stretch of Rhododendron vialii isolate Sample 1 chromosome 4a, ASM3025357v1 DNA encodes these proteins:
- the LOC131324670 gene encoding splicing factor U2af small subunit B-like, giving the protein MAEHLASIFGTEKDRVNCPFYFKIGACRHGDRCSRLHTKPSISPTLVLANMYQRPDMVTPGVDPQGQPIDPRKIQSHFEDFYEDLFEELNKYGEIECLNICDNLADHMVGNVYVQFREAEHAAEALQNLTGRFYAGRPIIVDYSPVTDFREATCRQYDEDVCNRGGYCNFMHLKKISRELRRQLFGSRRRKQSRSPPRNRSYDERSHGGRGFGGRGDDRDRRHHDHRGRRPRSRSPGRRGGRSRSPPGERRNRSPVREGSAERRAKIEQWNREREQADAANKNGNGNNENDGIPDNGEQYNDAHVEQQHQQEHGGYDY; this is encoded by the exons ATGGCGGAGCACTTGGCGTCGATATTCGGAACGGAGAAGGACAGGGTCAACTGCCCGTTCTACTTCAAGATCGGGGCGTGCAGGCACGGCGATCGCTGCTCGAGGCTCCACACCAAGCCCAGCATCAGCCCGACCCTAGTCCTCGCCAACATGTACCAGCGCCCCGACATGGTCACCCCCGGCGTCGATCCTCAGGGCCAGCCCATCGACCCCCGCAAAATCCAATCCCACTTCGAG GATTTCTATGAAGACTTGTTTGAGGAGCTGAACAAATATGGAGAGATAGAGTGCCTGAACATTTGTGACAACTTGGCTGACCACATG GTGGGTAATGTATACGTTCAGTTTCGAGAAGCAGAACATGCTGCGGAGGCGCTCCAGAATCTGACTGGGAGGTTTTATGCAG GGCGTCCCATCATTGTTGACTACTCCCCGGTGACGGATTTCCGTGAAGCTACTTGTAGGCAATATGACGAAGATGTATGCAATCGTGGAGGATACTGCAATTTCATGCATCTGAAAAAGATTAGCAG AGAGTTGAGGAGGCAATTATTTGGGAGTAGGCGGCGAAAGCAAAGCCGTAGTCCACCACGGAATCGCAGTTATGATGAGCGTTCACATGGTGGCCGCGGTTTTGGCGGCAGAGGTGATGACAGAGATCGCCGCCACCATGATCATAGGGGGAGGAGGCCTAGAAGCAGAAGTCCAGGACGAAGGGGAGGAAGAAGTAGAAGCCCCCCTGGGGAAAGGAGAAATAGGAGTCCTGTTAGGGAAGGCAGTGCTGAGAGAAGGGCCAAGATTGAGCAGTGGAATAGGGAAAGGGAACAGGCGGATGCTGCTAACAAGAATGGTAATGGTAACAATGAAAATGATGGAATTCCGGATAATGGAGAACAGTATAATGACGCTCATGTGGAGCAGCAGCACCAGCAGGAACACGGAGGCTACGACTACTGA